The genomic stretch GGCGACGGGCCGCACGCTGCGGCACTTGAGCGCCCGCAGCTCGTCGGCCAGGAACTTCTCGGCGCCTCTGGGGCATGGCGCGAAGAACTCCAAGCGGTCGCCTGTGAGCTGCAGCGTACTAGTATCAGCCATGTCTCCCGCGATCTATCAGGCGAAGCCCTCCACCACGTAGGTGCCGGAGCGCGTGTCTTTGTGCAGCGTGATGAAGCCCATCTTCTGAGCGTCCTCAAGCAACTGCGTGAACGATCGGTAACCGTAGGACGATTCCGAGAACTGCGGCTGCTTGCGCTTCATCGTGTCTTTCAGGAGCGACGAGTGCATGGCGCCCACATTCTCGCGCTGCAGCGCCTCGATCGTCTCGAAGAGCAGCGTGAACGCGGGCTGCTTCGCCGTCGGCACCGTGTCGCTGATCTTGGGCGCTCCTGCGGCCGCACCAATGTCCTCGTAGTAGATGAATTCGTCGCAGTTGGCGGCCAACAGATCGCTCGTCGAGTCCTTCATCCCCACGCCGATGACCGTCTTACCGTTTTCTTTCAGCCGCAGCACGAGCGGCGTGAAGTCGCTGTCGCCCGACACGATCACGAAGGTGTCGATGTGCTCCTTGGCGTAGGAAAGCTCCATCGCGTCGACCACGAGCCTTATGTCGGCCGAGTTCTTGCCGGTCTTGCCGCGCTCGGGGATCTCGGTGAGTTCAATGCCCAGCTCATGCAGAACAGTCGTGTACTCCGAGAACCGCGCCCAGTCGGCATACGCGCGCTTGGCGACGACCTTACCCTTTTCAACGAGCCTCTCAAGCACCTTCTGGAAGTTGAGCACCTCGGTGATCTTGGCGCGCCTTCCGCCATTGCGCGGAGCCAGGCCCAAGGCGATGTTCTCGAAATCTATGAAAACAGCGAGCGAGTGCGCTTCTTCAGCCACGGGATTCCCCTCTCACGGGATACTTCGCTCCTGATAATGCCACATGTGGGGGTTTCTCACACGGATTCGCCCTAGGCGATGTACCGACGACAGCTACCGTGACCCGCCGCTAGAGGGGCGAGATCACCTCTACGTGCACATCCGCAAGCCCCATGGACTTGATACCGAGTATCTCGGCGGACCGCTTGGTAATGTCGAGAATACGGCTTCCCGAGTAGGGCCCGCGATCGGTCACCACCACAATGATGCGCTTGCTGCCGTAGGAGACCGCAAGGCGGGTTCCAAAAGGCAGTGAGGGATGGGCGCATGTCAGCTCGTTTTCGTTGAAACGGCGTCCCGAGGATGTGTAAGCGCCGGAGCCCGCATTGCCGTACCAGGAGGTGATACCGTCAAATGCAATGCCTGTCGTGCGGTACGCCGTCGGCTCGCCGGCCATGACGATGTAGCCGCCCTGGCCATCGACCGTCGCCTGCGTCAGATCGGTGCCATAACTGGCCCCGCTGCCCGAACCCGCCCTGGCCGCGGCGCGCTGCGCTTCGAGAATCGCCGCAACCTCGGCAGAGAGCGACTTCACGAACTTCTGTTGCTCCGCGACCGCAGCCATCGCCGCATCGCGCTCCTGGGTGACCGACGCAACCAGAGCGGCCTGCTGCAGCTCTCGCTCCTTGAGCTCGGCGGTAAGCCGAGTCACCTCGGCGCTTTGGTCCTTGAGTGCCACCATCAACTTGGCGTCCTGGGACGAGATGATCATCATGACCCGCAGCCGGTTCGCAAACTCCTGAAACGACTTCGCCGAGAACAGCGCATTCAAAAATCCCGTACCGTCGGTGCGGTACAGGTAGTTCGCCTGGTCGCCGAGCCGGGCCTTGCCGGCCTTGAGCGAGGCATCGAGCTCCGTCAAGCGCTTGGTGTTGGCGGCGATCTGTTCGCGAGTCTTGGCCAACTCTCCGGATGCTGAGTTGTAGGTCGACATCGTCTGCCCGAGAGAAGCGCTCATCTGATCCAGCTTGGACTGAGCGTCTTGCGCCTGTTGCTGGATCGATGAAACGGTAGGTGCAGCCAGCCCGGGGGCAGGCGTGCCAATGAGCACGACCACCACACCCAGGACCGGAACTACAGCGCGCAAGATTCTTGGAAGCGACGCCAAACATGCCTCCGCGTACAATAGACACGACACCGCGACGGTCGATCAAGATCGTGCAAGGGGAAAGTTTACATCATCAGGCACAGCAACTGGCTAGCCAACCTGCGTGCCAAGAGAGGACAGGCGCCTCATGACCGGGAACACCCTTTCTACCAGCGACTCCGGCACCGCACCGAAAGTCGTCATGTACTGCCGGACGTGGTGCGGCGATTGCTCCCGCGCGCGCAGGTGGCTGGAAGCTCGCGGCATCGACTATATCGAGATCGACGTCGAATCCGATCCGGGTGCGCATGCCCGCGCCGCTGCCCACAACGAAGGCCGACTGCACACGCCCACCTTCGAGATCGGCGACGGCGTCTGCGTCGACTTCCATCCTGACAAGCTGGAACGCCTGCTCGGCCTCTAGCCTACCGACCCAATCGGAGCCGCCCACTCGGTTCGCGAATACGCGTGGCACAAGCCCAGCCGCTCCATGTTGCGCTTGCTCGAGCTCTCGGCTGCGGCTTCGCTGACGGCCAGTTCGCAGCCGGCGTCGCGGGCGATAGTGAGCCTGGCCCGCTGCAGCGAGCGCTGAACACCGCGCCCGCGAAACTGCGGTACTGTCGAGTCCGCCGACAGCCAGCCCACACCATCGTGGCACTGAAGCTCGGCCGTACCTGCCGGGCGTCCGTCCACCAGCGCGAGCAGGAACCAACCATCATCACGCGCGACGATCGAGCGGCACAACTGCAGCTCGGCAGGCGTCGGATCGTCCGGCGCCGAGAACCCGTTCGCCGAGACAAGCGCCCATACCTCGCGCTCCTCGGGGGTCTCGGCGAGGCGGATCTCGACATGCGCTTCAGGCCCGGGGATCTCGTCTGCCGAGGAGATCTCGCGCACCATCACGTCCTCGCATCCGAGAGGCGTCCAGCCGCGGCACATGAGCGCATCCTCAAGCGAACCATCGGCAAGCGAGCACACACTCACGATCGGCCTGGCACCCCGGGCGCGGAAGAACTCCTCTACTGCCTCGACATCGCACTGCGACACCCGGTCGCCCGAGAACCCCAAGCCGACGGTCTGGTTCACCGGCGAGGCGGGACCCACGAACGCTGCCACTCCCCCCGCGACTTCGAGCACCTCCGGCTGGATCGCCGGAAACGCCCTTTGGGCCGCGAACGCGAGAAGCCGCAGGTCGGAAGCGGCGATCGTCTCAAGGCGACGCGCGAGTGCCTGCACGTCTCGCATCGGCGGCAGCGCCTACTCGCCGAGGTGGCCGAGCAGCCAGGCCATGTTCTCGCCCAAGCGGCGCATGGTGCCCATGCCCTCGGCGTCGCCGACGACCTCGCCTTTGGCTCCGCCGAAGCCGACATTCCAGTACGACGAGCCCACCACGATCATCTCGTTGATGAGGAAGAAGTTGTTGATGCTCGTGAATGCGTGCATTCCGCCGGCGCGGCGCATCGACACCACCGCCGCGGCGGGTTTGCGCGCAAGCGTGTTGCCGTTGCCGCGCGAGACGTAACCCACCCGGTCGATGATCGCCTTCATCTCGGCGGTGACATCGGCGAAGTACGTAGGGCTGCCGAGGATGATCGCGTCGGCGTCACGCACGGCATCGATAACGTCGTTCCCGAAGTCCTTGCGCCCGTGGCACTGCCCATCGCGAAGTTCGCGGCAGCGTCCGCATGCCGTGCACCCGCGGACGTCCTTGCCCGCAAGCTCGATGAGCTCACACTCGATGCCCGCCTCGCGAAGCGGTGCGAGCGCGGCCTCGATAAGCAGCGCCGTGTTCCCGCCTTTGCGAGCGGACCCGTTGATTGCGACAACTCTCATGGGATCGATCCTTTCGTGTGTGTCGATTCCTGACCAGGTTCTTATGCCCAGTCCCGCTCAGTTTCGTAGACGATGCCCACGGCCGGGCCAACGTGCACGCCTACGACCGGGCTGACCGGGACGAGCCGGACACTGTACCCGACAATCGGCTCTATGTGCTCCTCAGCAAACTTCCTGGCGACTTCTCGGCTGCCGATGTAGTGCACGACAATCTGTGAGAGGCCATAGGCGCACATATCGTCGGCAAGCTTGCGGGCGATCTCGGCCATCGCGCGGGCGCGCGTGCGCACCTTCGCGAAGGTCTGCGTCTCGCCGTCTTCCACCGTGAGAATCGGCTTGATCTGCAGCAGCCCGCCGAGCAGGGCGGTCGCACCGCCGATACGCCCTCCGCGGCGCAAAGGCTCGAGTGTCTCCGGGGTGAACAGGTATCTCGTCCTCTTCAGGGTAGCCGTCGCGGCCTGCACGCACTGCTCCAGCGACTGGCCCATCTGCGCGGCCTTCGCCGCGGCCAGCGCGCCGAACCCTTCCTCCATCGAGTTCGAACCGCTGTCGACCAGCTCGATCCGCACGCCGGGGTGATCCTTGAGCACC from Coriobacteriia bacterium encodes the following:
- a CDS encoding flavodoxin family protein, giving the protein MRVVAINGSARKGGNTALLIEAALAPLREAGIECELIELAGKDVRGCTACGRCRELRDGQCHGRKDFGNDVIDAVRDADAIILGSPTYFADVTAEMKAIIDRVGYVSRGNGNTLARKPAAAVVSMRRAGGMHAFTSINNFFLINEMIVVGSSYWNVGFGGAKGEVVGDAEGMGTMRRLGENMAWLLGHLGE
- a CDS encoding glutaredoxin family protein — encoded protein: MTGNTLSTSDSGTAPKVVMYCRTWCGDCSRARRWLEARGIDYIEIDVESDPGAHARAAAHNEGRLHTPTFEIGDGVCVDFHPDKLERLLGL
- a CDS encoding DegV family protein translates to MCVNVVTDSVASIPAELNTQYGIDVVSLYVNEGERTTRELDMDVDDFYTRLPAMRVLPTSSQPSVDSLMCAFQHAVERGCDVVGVFISEKMSGTMATARMAAEMVLKDHPGVRIELVDSGSNSMEEGFGALAAAKAAQMGQSLEQCVQAATATLKRTRYLFTPETLEPLRRGGRIGGATALLGGLLQIKPILTVEDGETQTFAKVRTRARAMAEIARKLADDMCAYGLSQIVVHYIGSREVARKFAEEHIEPIVGYSVRLVPVSPVVGVHVGPAVGIVYETERDWA
- a CDS encoding NYN domain-containing protein, which translates into the protein MAEEAHSLAVFIDFENIALGLAPRNGGRRAKITEVLNFQKVLERLVEKGKVVAKRAYADWARFSEYTTVLHELGIELTEIPERGKTGKNSADIRLVVDAMELSYAKEHIDTFVIVSGDSDFTPLVLRLKENGKTVIGVGMKDSTSDLLAANCDEFIYYEDIGAAAGAPKISDTVPTAKQPAFTLLFETIEALQRENVGAMHSSLLKDTMKRKQPQFSESSYGYRSFTQLLEDAQKMGFITLHKDTRSGTYVVEGFA